Proteins co-encoded in one Papaver somniferum cultivar HN1 chromosome 5, ASM357369v1, whole genome shotgun sequence genomic window:
- the LOC113277601 gene encoding MLP-like protein 43, whose amino-acid sequence MADQFSDAVQDVVVDHIEESHPVEVEAKCSADLFYGMFKEDMTQLTNHFPQYFKSVEILEGDGKTLGTVKLWKYALPGHPADEEFTVKETITKVDDENRSITYSVLEGSCLLNTYKDFTVTVSVTPKEGAEDSECIVRWCFDLAKEHDGVPHPHPYMELVDFISKELGSILPN is encoded by the exons ATGGCTGATCAATTTTCAGACGCAGTTCAAGATGTAGTTGTCGATCATATTGAAGAGAGTCATCCTGTTGAAGTTGAAGCGAAATGCTCTGCAGACCTTTTCTACGGCATGTTTAAGGAGGATATGACTCAGCTCACGAATCATTTCCCTCAGTATTTTAAGAGCGTTGAAATTCTAGAGGGAGACGGAAAGACTCTTGGTACGGTAAAGCTCTGGAAATATGCATTACCAG GACACCCTGCTGATGAGGAATTCACGGTGAAGGAGACAATTACAAAAGTGGATGATGAGAACAGGTCCATCACCTACAGCGTCTTAGAAGGATCATGTCTATTAAATACTTATAAGGATTTTACGGTCACAGTGTCAGTGACCCCAAAAGAGGGTGCTGAAGACTCTGAGTGCATCGTCAGATGGTGTTTTGATTTGGCAAAAGAGCACGATGGTGTCCCCCATCCACATCCTTACATGGAGCTGGTCGATTTTATCAGTAAAGAGTTGGGTTCTATTCTTCCCAATTAA